The stretch of DNA CCATCCCCTGCGCCATCGGCTTATTTTAATTTCCAAAGAGGCACATTTGGAACGGAATCTCTATAGCTACTCCAACCGCGAGATTTTCGATCGCGCCGCTTTTGCTCTGTTTTCCATTGGCTCTCTTGACGCGATCGCGCCTTTATACGGCGAATTCGCCCGAAATTTTTGCCTGATCGAGGCGGGGTATATAGGTCAACTATTGAGCGAGGAGTGCCATCGCTATAATATCGGACTCTGTGCCATCGGCGACTCCATTGATGCCAAAGTGCTAGAGACCTGTTTTCACCTCACTGACGATGATATCCTCTTGCATGGATTCCTCGGTGGCGCGATAGCACCCGAACAAAAGCAGCAATGGTTGCAACCACAGAAGACAAACTCAGAAAACACCCTCTCTTTCGAGCAAGAATTACGGAAATTATTAGCCGCACGACTACCTGATTATATGATGCCTTCTGCCTTTGTTTTCTTAGATGAATTACCCCTCACAGCCAACGGCAAAATCAACCGCAAAGCTCTCCCTTCTCCTGAATTTCAATTCTCTCAAACTACCTACGTTGAACCACGCAATCCTCAAGAAGAACTCCTCACGCAAATTTGGCAAGACGTTTTAGAGATCGATCCCATCGGCATTCGCGAAAACTTCTTCGAGCTTGGGGGCAATTCCCTACAAGCGACGCAAATTCTGACGCGAATTCGAGAAGCCTTACCCGCAGCTAATTTGAGCCTTCGCCAACTCATCCACGCAGCAACTATTGCCGAATTAGCCGAGGCAATTGAAGAGAATTTACTGGCTCAAATCGAACAACTATCCGATGAAGAAGCCGCGCATTTTTTGCATGACAAATAACATAACCAACCACCAATAATTAACAACCTATGAAAAAGAAAGAAAATCTATCAACTGACAAGCGAGCATTACTCGAAAAACTGCTCCAAGGAAAAGTCAAACAATCCCTCAAATCCGAACAAGAATCTGAGACAACATCCGTACCACAAATTATCCCCGATCGCGCCGGACGCTATGACCCTTTTCCCCTCACGGATATGCAGCAAGCATATTGGTTGGGAAGAAGTGGGGCTTTTGAGTTAGGCAATGTTTCCATGCACAATTATTTGGAATTGGAAGCGAAAGACTTTGATTTCGACCGCTTTCAACGAGCTTGGCAAAAGTTAATCGATCGCCACGATATGCTGCGGGCAGTGGTTTTAAGCGACGGTAGCCAACAGGTCTTGCCATCCGTTCCCCCTTACGAAATTGCCGTTACCGACCTACGAGATGCCAATGAAACCGCCATTTCATCGCATATCCAAGCCATCCGCGATCGCCTCTCTCATCAAGTCCTACCCCTCGATCGCTGGCCGCAATTTGAGATTATCGCCACTCAATTTGGCGATCGCCATTTTCGCCTGCATTTGAGTTTGGATGGTTGGTGTACCGACTTTTGGAGTACCTTGAAACTCTTTCAAGACCTCTCTCATTTCTACAACGAAAGCGATGGACAACTTCCACCCTTAGATTTGTCCTTCCGGGATTACGTCCTAGGAACTCGCACCCTCCAAGAAACTCCTCGCTATCAAAGAGATTTGACCTATTGGCGCGATCGCCTAGCCGATCTGCCCCCCGCCCCGGATTTACCTCTTGCTCAAAATCCTGGCAGTATTGCCCAGCCTCGCTTCCAACGCCTCCAAGCCGTTCTCGATGCCCAAAGATGGCAAACTTTAAAACAGCAAGCAGCACGTCGAAATTTGACCCCCACGGGGTTACTCCTCGCTACCTACGCAGAAGTGCTATCCCAATGGAGTAAATCTCCTCGCTTTACCCTCAATGTTCCTTCCTTCAACCGCTTGCCCTTCCACCCGCAAATTCAGGAAATTATTGGCGAATGCGCCTCATTTATTCTCCTAGAAGTCAATTGCTCTACCGACGAGCCTTTTGCTGTCCGCGCTCGACGCTTGCAGGAACAATTGTGGCAAGATTTAGAACATGGGGCAGTGAGTGGGGTTCGCATTTTGCGAGAGTGGGTAGAAGCACAACACCACTCGGCCGAACTCGCAGCAATGCCGATCGTGTTTACCCACGGACCGCAACAAAGTGAAACCAATCCCACCGCGATCGCCTTCCTCGAACAACAAACCGAAACTGTTTACAGCATTTCTCAGACTCCGCAAGTCTGGCTAGATTATCAGTATTATGTCCGCTCAGATGGTTCTCTAGATTTTAACTGGGATTATGTTGAGGGACTTTTTCCTCCCGGCACGATCGAAGATATGTTCGAGACTTATCAGCATCTTCTCGCTCGCTTGGCTGACAAAGAGGAGACTTGGCAGCAAAAACAATTGCACCTCGTTCCTGTCGCTCAATTGGCGCAACGGACAAATATTAATGCTACCAACACGAACGCGCCCGAAGGTTTGCTGCATCAGTTCTTTAGCGATCGCGCCCGCCAACAACCTCAACATCCGGCTATTATTACCTACGAAAACACTCTTTCTTATGAAGAAGTGTCTCGCCGCGCCCGTCGCTTGAGTGTAGATTTGCGTCAGTTAGAAGTACGTCCCAACCAACTTGTTGCTGTAGTTATGGAGAAAGGCTGGGAACAAATTGTCGCTGTCTTAGCTATTCTCGCTGCGGGTGCTGCTTACGTTCCTATTGCTCCAACTTGGCCCGAATGCCGCCAAAAAAAGATTCTCGATCGCGCAGGCGTTAAAATCGCTCTGACTCAATCTCACTTGCAAGAACGCCTCTCTGTCTTTACTGAGGTGCAATGGCTATTGGTGGATAAGGGAGAATTAGCTGAGGATCTGCTCGATTCCTCAGAAGCACTACAGCAACAAGACGATTTAGCTTATGTCATTTATACTTCAGGATCTACGGGAGAACCGAAAGGCGTGGCGATCGACCATCGCGGTGCTGTCAATACCATCGTTGACATTAATCGACGCTTTAACGTTACTTCTGGCGATCGCCAAGTGTCTCCGAAGGAGAATCGCGTTTTTGCCCTCTCTGCTCTCACTTTTGACTTGTCAGTTTACGATATTTTTGGCGTGTTGGCTGCGGGAGGAACTCTCATCATCCCCAAGGCTAGACATACGAAAGACCCCGCTCATTGGTTGGAGTTAATCCAGCGAGAAAGGGTAACAATTTGGAATACCGTTCCCGCACTGATGGAAATGCTCGTTGAATATGCGAGCAAGGAAAGCGATTCCGCCCTCGAATCTCTGCGTTTGGCACTTTTGAGCGGCGATTGGATTCCCTTGAGTTTGCCCGATCGCCTCCGTTCCCTTGTCCCAGAAGTACAGATTGTTAGTTTGGGCGGGGCGACTGAGGCTTCGATTTGGTCGATTTTTTATCCGATTGAAACTGTCGATCCCCAATGGAAAAGCATTCCTTACGGTAAGCCCTTGACAAATCAGCAATTTCATGTATTGAATGAAGCTCTCGAACCCGTACCCGTTTGGGTTCCCGGACAATTATATATCGGCGGGATCGGTTTGGCACAAGGATACTGGGGCGATCGCGAAAAAACCGAGGCGAGTTTTATCATTCATCGCACCACTGGAGAGCGCTTGTACCGGACGGGAGATTTAGGGAGCTACCTTCCCGATGGCAATATCGAGTTTCTCGGACGGGAAGACAATCTCGTGAAATTGCAAGGATATCGGCTCGAATTGGGAGAAATTGAGGTAGCACTGCGGCAGCATCCGGGGGTTCGGGATGCTTTAGTCATGGTCAAAGAGAACGTCAAGCATCAGCTTGTAGCCTGCGTGATTTGCGAATCCTCTCTAGAGGGGAGTTTGTTTAATATTGGCGATCGGGACGAGTCGGAAATCGAGAAGTTATGGAAAGCGCTTTTAACAGCCTGCGATCGCGAAACTAACCAAATTTTATCCGAATTCGAGATAGATGCGATCTCCAGCACCCAAGGAGGATTGGAAGAATTGAGTGTTGCTTACATGAAGCGTACATTAAGAGATTTAGGCGTTTATATCCAACCTGGAGAAAGCCATTCTAGCAACGAAATTATGCACCAATGTCGCATTCTCCCACTTTACGACAAAACCATCCGCCAGTGGTTGAGCGTCCTTGAAGATCGAGGAGACTTAATCCCGGAGGAAGGAGATCGCTGGATG from Oscillatoria salina IIICB1 encodes:
- a CDS encoding SagB/ThcOx family dehydrogenase, which produces HPLRHRLILISKEAHLERNLYSYSNREIFDRAAFALFSIGSLDAIAPLYGEFARNFCLIEAGYIGQLLSEECHRYNIGLCAIGDSIDAKVLETCFHLTDDDILLHGFLGGAIAPEQKQQWLQPQKTNSENTLSFEQELRKLLAARLPDYMMPSAFVFLDELPLTANGKINRKALPSPEFQFSQTTYVEPRNPQEELLTQIWQDVLEIDPIGIRENFFELGGNSLQATQILTRIREALPAANLSLRQLIHAATIAELAEAIEENLLAQIEQLSDEEAAHFLHDK
- a CDS encoding non-ribosomal peptide synthetase, producing the protein MKKKENLSTDKRALLEKLLQGKVKQSLKSEQESETTSVPQIIPDRAGRYDPFPLTDMQQAYWLGRSGAFELGNVSMHNYLELEAKDFDFDRFQRAWQKLIDRHDMLRAVVLSDGSQQVLPSVPPYEIAVTDLRDANETAISSHIQAIRDRLSHQVLPLDRWPQFEIIATQFGDRHFRLHLSLDGWCTDFWSTLKLFQDLSHFYNESDGQLPPLDLSFRDYVLGTRTLQETPRYQRDLTYWRDRLADLPPAPDLPLAQNPGSIAQPRFQRLQAVLDAQRWQTLKQQAARRNLTPTGLLLATYAEVLSQWSKSPRFTLNVPSFNRLPFHPQIQEIIGECASFILLEVNCSTDEPFAVRARRLQEQLWQDLEHGAVSGVRILREWVEAQHHSAELAAMPIVFTHGPQQSETNPTAIAFLEQQTETVYSISQTPQVWLDYQYYVRSDGSLDFNWDYVEGLFPPGTIEDMFETYQHLLARLADKEETWQQKQLHLVPVAQLAQRTNINATNTNAPEGLLHQFFSDRARQQPQHPAIITYENTLSYEEVSRRARRLSVDLRQLEVRPNQLVAVVMEKGWEQIVAVLAILAAGAAYVPIAPTWPECRQKKILDRAGVKIALTQSHLQERLSVFTEVQWLLVDKGELAEDLLDSSEALQQQDDLAYVIYTSGSTGEPKGVAIDHRGAVNTIVDINRRFNVTSGDRQVSPKENRVFALSALTFDLSVYDIFGVLAAGGTLIIPKARHTKDPAHWLELIQRERVTIWNTVPALMEMLVEYASKESDSALESLRLALLSGDWIPLSLPDRLRSLVPEVQIVSLGGATEASIWSIFYPIETVDPQWKSIPYGKPLTNQQFHVLNEALEPVPVWVPGQLYIGGIGLAQGYWGDREKTEASFIIHRTTGERLYRTGDLGSYLPDGNIEFLGREDNLVKLQGYRLELGEIEVALRQHPGVRDALVMVKENVKHQLVACVICESSLEGSLFNIGDRDESEIEKLWKALLTACDRETNQILSEFEIDAISSTQGGLEELSVAYMKRTLRDLGVYIQPGESHSSNEIMHQCRILPLYDKTIRQWLSVLEDRGDLIPEEGDRWMSPQPLNTDNLQQLWQDAKRLTDPIACGLLSYLQRSGDNHIPILQGEKNPLDLLFVKGSRETAESAYESSPSARYSNSLVKAAIAELVRTWSPDRPLRILEIGAGIGATTASVLPELPAKNTSYTYTDISQFFLNQGRKKFTSYPFVDYRLFDINRAPQEQGYQLGSFDLIVAVNVIHVARDLNVTLPYTRSLLTEGGFLLLVELTEFRPSHMTTIGLTEGFSDYEDERLNANLPTLSPQQWCDRLSSQGFEQCAFFPEKGSPLEILGQHLIIARRDGEKQFKRQALQAFLQERLPDYAIPTHYLPLDRWPLTTNGKIDRQKLMTLEGIDSRETREIAPPSNELEQAIANIWQAILNLEPPLDIQQNFFDLGGNSLAAVQARGQLAETLQQDISVLTLFEYPTIASLARYIGETQTNDTFMQTVRDRGDLRKQAALKRRRKSRQT